DNA sequence from the Syntrophorhabdaceae bacterium genome:
TTTTTCATTTGATCCTTTTCGCGATAAGCTCGGCAACCTTCCTGCCCGACAGGAGCATACCGCCGAAGATGGGCCCCATCCTGTAAGAGCCAAAGGTGGCGTTGGCGCTCATGCCCGCGACATACAGACCGGGAAAAACCTCTTGTGTGTTCTCGAGGGTTGTCGTCTCCGCAACGTCTGCCCACATGGACCTCTCTCCCTCCACCTTTCCTGAAGGGGTATTGAGCCGCACGTTCATCTTCCGTTCGAGCACCCTGACAACTTCTAAGGGATGGCCCGTGGAATCGACAACAAATTTCGACATGATCGTAAGGGGATCTACGTGAAGGGATGCCATCTCAACGGCCGTCCAGTTGATCACAACGCCCGCGACCTTTTCTTTTCTCACCACTAAGTCTTCAACGCTGATAAGGTTGAATATCTTTGCCCCTGCCTTCATCGCCCTGTATGTAAGCCCGCTTACACACTCAACGGCGTCTGCCACGTGGTATCCCTTTTTATATTGCTTCGCAGCAATACCCATCTCATCCAGTATCGCTTTTCCCTCATCCTGGACAACGATCTCGTTAAACATCATGCCTCCACCCCACATGCCGCCGCCGATGGAAAGCTTTCTCTCAAATATCACTGTCTTCAATCCCTTTTTGGCAAGGTAATAAGCGGCCACAAGCCCTGACGGGCCCGCACCGCAGACAGCCA
Encoded proteins:
- a CDS encoding sulfide-dependent adenosine diphosphate thiazole synthase; this encodes MIDERIVTKAIIERYTEKLLSCLEIDVAVCGAGPSGLVAAYYLAKKGLKTVIFERKLSIGGGMWGGGMMFNEIVVQDEGKAILDEMGIAAKQYKKGYHVADAVECVSGLTYRAMKAGAKIFNLISVEDLVVRKEKVAGVVINWTAVEMASLHVDPLTIMSKFVVDSTGHPLEVVRVLERKMNVRLNTPSGKVEGERSMWADVAETTTLENTQEVFPGLYVAGMSANATFGSYRMGPIFGGMLLSGRKVAELIAKRIK